ACGCGAGGCCTTCCGCGAATACATGGAGCAGGGAGGCAGCTGGCTGGGGTTTCACTTTTCCGCATTTGCACTCACCCCTTCTGCTTTTCCGCAAAACTGGAACTGGTACCATAATATCTTCCTGGGCTCGGGCTCATATGTGAGCAACACCTGGCGCCCCACATCTGCCGTACTACGTGTAGCCAATAAAACACATCCGGCCATACAGCATCTGCCAGACACCTTTTCATCGGCCCCCAACGAGTGGTACCGCTGGAGCAACGACCTGCGGCTCAATCCGGACATCAGCATCCTGCTGGCAATAGACTCCCGCAGCTTCCCGCTGGGCACCGGCCCGAAAGCTGATGAAATATGGCATAGCGGATATTACCCGGTAGCATGGACGAATAAAAAATACCGGATGTTATATATGAATATGGGGCATAACGACATCGACTATGAGCACCATAGTAACCGGGAACTTTCCGCCACATTCAGCAATGAAGTGCAGAATAGATTTATATTAGGTGCCCTGTTGTGGTTGGGGCATAAAAGCAGTCTGCCAGCGCAAGTCGACTAATCAGTTCATAAACTCTTCCAGCTTCTTTTTCTCATCGAGCTTTACAAACTGCCCGTATTTATCGAGGTATTCCTTAGCAACCGGCCGGAACCCGGCCTTATCCTGCTTATTCAGCAGAAAGATCGTTTTTGCCCGAAGAAAAATTTCCTCACCGGGTGCACCATAAGGCTTTACCAGGCTGCCGATACTTTCCCAGTCAGGGTCTGCCCCCCTTTCGGGAATGCCCGGAGCGATCAGATCCTGATAGATGACATTCATCATTTTGATGGTCGATTGCCGCGGCCCCATCGCCTTATCGATCGCTTCCCTATTGTTGCTGATGATACTAAAGCCGGTATCGGAAACGCGGCCTGTCACCAGCATCACATACCGCAGATCATCTTCTGAATAAGGTGCTTTCATTAATGCCACGTAGTCGTTGCCAACAGTGGCAGCCCCTTCTTTATCGCCGGCCTGAATAGCCCTCATGGCCAGTTCTTTCAGGAAATCAGGTGTTCGTTTTCCATCGATGTATTGCTGCAGCATATCGCTGTATTGGGCTACGGGGTCGGTGAGGTCTGCATCCCGTACCGAAAGCTCCGGAGCCTCTCCCATATCGGGGTTCAGGGGAGCATGGATTTTCCTGATCTCAGCAAAGGGAATCTTGATCACTTCCCTGTCGTAGGTCAGCAAGCCGTTTTGTTCGCCTTCTACGTCGAAGGGTTGTGTGTAGATACTGGCCGAAAGTCCCTGCCGCTGCAGCAATTGAAGATGCTGGTTCATGACGGCGTACTTCGCTTTCAATGCACCGGGCTTTTCCTGGATATAGCCCCAGGCGCTGCTGGTATTCCACTGATGTTCCGGAATGAATACGCCGATACCGCCAAACTCGCCCAGGACGCGGGCTTTACCCGGCATGCGTATCGCATTCATCGGATTAGGATAGCTGTGCACATCGGTCATATCAGCGCCAACATAGGCATTCGGACTGGGACTACGGAGCCGGTCGTTTACATACAGGAACTCGCCCGAATGACCGTTCACGAGGCGGGAGGGGTCTGTTCGCTTTATCCATTCCGTTAGCCGTTGCTGATCGAACTGGCCCCACTTTTCATTAAAGAGCACCCAGGTAGTCACACAGGGATGGTTGCGCAACTGGGCTATTGTTTCCCTGCATTGCTGTTCGAAGACTGCTTTGGCGCCTTCCGGCAAATGGTGGTTGGGGCTCACCATATCCTGCCACACGAGGATGCCCAGTTTATCGGCCCAGTAATACCACCTGTCCGGCTCCACCTTGATGTGCTTGCGGATGGTATTGAAACCCATTCCCCGGATGGCCCTGATATCGAATGCCAGGGCTTCGTCAGTGGGCGCCGTGTACAAACCGTCGGGCCAGAAACCCTGATCCAGCGTACCCAGATTGAAATAGGGCTTGTTATTCAGAAAGATGCGGTCCACTCCTTTTTCATCTTTCGCAACAGCAATCTTCCGCATACCAAAGTAGCTCTTTACTTCATCCACTACTTTATTCCCTTTCCGCAGGCGAATGGTCAGATCGTATAGAAACGGATGGCCGGGCGACCATAGCTCCGGATTGTTCAGTTTGAGTTGCAGGGGCGCTTTGGTTTTGCCTTTGCTTTCAGCTACGGCGTTGCCATCTTTTTGCGCGATGGCAGTCACCTCGTAACCGGCCGGCGCATTTACGGTAAGGTGCAATACGCCTTTGTCGATGTCCGGCACCATATCGAAGTCGCTGATATAATCTGCCGGTACCCTTTCCAGCCACACTGTTTGCCAGATACCGGAGCTGGGAGTGTAATAAATATCGGCGGGGTTGAGTACCTGTTTGCCATGTGGCCCGATCCCTTTATCGGAGGGATCATAGACTTTCAGCACCAGCACATTTTCGCCGGTTTTGAGCACCGGCGTGATATCCAGTGTAAAAGCAGTATACCCACCGGTATGAGCACCGGCTTCTTTTCCATTAATAAATACCTGGGCCTGCCAGTCGACCGCCCCGAAGTGCAGCAATACCTTTTCGCCGGCGGCTGGCGTTATCTGAAAACTACGACGATACCAGAGCCGCTGATCCGGCTGAAGCAAGCGCTTCACGCCCGACAGGGCCGATTCCAGCGGGAATGGCACCAGTATCCGGCCCTCGAAGGAAGAAGGCTGACTGGCTGCAGCACTGGTGATGGCATAATCCCACATGCCATTCAGGTTCTGCCAGTTTTCACGCACCAGCTGCGGGCGCGGGTAAGCAGTCAACGCATTTTGCGGGCTTACTTCTTTAGCCCAGCGCGACTGAATCGCAACAGGTTGCATGCGGTAATCTGTTTGCGCAAATAAACCGGAGACAACACTACTCAGTAAAGCGGTCAGCAGCGACCGATGGATGTTTTTCATTAACATAATAGCATTAACTTTTTCTCTAATGGTTTAAAGGGGATACGGGAGACAGAAAGATGCTTCGTCGCTCTTTTCAGCAAAAAATGGCAGTTAACTCAAATTTGATACATCTTTCATATCATCTATCTTTATACTATATAATTAAAATATTTATATTCTCATTATCAATTAATTACAACAATTGTTTATAATAATAATTTAATTATAGAGAGATAAATACTATCTGAAACTACTTTTCAGCATGTTCTTACCGGGAGGTCCATAATATGAGCCTCGGTAACTTTAATGAATACACGAATTCCTTACCCGAAATACTATAAAAGGGCTGCAAAACTGTTGCATTGTTTATAACCGGACGCCACCACGTATGATAATTAAGTCTTAAATAACGTTAAGACCTTCATAATTAAAATAATTTTTATATAGTTTTGTCACGAAACCTACTAGGCGAGTTAAACTACAACTGGTAAAAGAAACTACAACTGTCAAAACTTAAAAGAGTAACATGCAAAGGTTAACCGTGAGGAACCGTTGGGAGGCGATTTGTAAAGCTATCAGCAATATTCCTGTTAAGTATTTATTTGGTTTGTTCCTGTTAATGGCGGTGGCCGTATCCATTCATTCCTGGTATTCGTCTAAAGACATGCCACTGGAGCTGTCGGACTGGACCCGTTATAACAACTTCGTTATTTTCAAGCGGTCTTTTTTCCACCTGATTCATCAGCAGGATCTGTACCTCTATTATCCCTGCGAGTATTTCGATCTCTATAAGTATAGTCCTTCTTTTGCCTTGTGGATGGGGCTTTTCGCCTGGATGCCGGATCTGCCGGCGCTGATCTGCTGGAACCTGATGAACGTAGCGGTGTTCATCATGGCAATGAAGGTGTTGCCTATAAAGAACAAAAAGTTGCCGGTGATGCTGTTGTTCCTGGCAATTGATATGATGATAGCGCTCACCAGTTCCCAGATCAATGTGCTCATGGCGGGTGTATTCATACTGGCCTGGTATTGCATGGAGAATAAAAAAATATGGCTGGCCGCGCTGTTGCTGGTGTTTACGGTATATATCAAGATATTCGGGGTAGTGGCAATGTCGTTGTTCCTGTTGTATCCTCAGCGCTGGAAATCGGCCTTATATACAATATTCTGGGCGGCTGTTATCGCGGTAATGCCGCTGGTAGTAGTATCCTGGGATCAGCTGATGTTCCTTTACAAAAGCTGGGCGCATCTGCTGACGCATGATTACTCTGTTTCCTATGGCGTATCTGTGATGGGCTGGTGGCATACCTGGTTCCACCTGACCTTTAACAAACAACTCTTTGTATTGACGGCAGCCGTTATATTCATGCTGCCCTTCATTCCGATCCTCTATAAAAAAGAAAAGCAGTACAACCTGAGCATGCTTGCGTCTGTACTGATCTGGGTGGTGATATTCAATCACAAGGGGGAATCGCCTACTTACATTATTGCATTAACCGGCGTAGCGATCTGGTACTTTACGCAGGATAGGCCGTCGGGATTGGATACGGCGCTGGTGGTACTTACACTGGTATTCACTTCCTTCTCTTCTACCGACCTGATCACGCCGTATTGGATCGCCAGGAATTATGTGGAGCCCTATGCGGTAAAAGCAGTGTTCTGCTCCATCGTCTGGCTGAAGATAGTGCTGGAGCCGTTCTTCGTGAAGCAGGAAGTACCTGCTGTTTCCAGCGACCTAAGCGAAAATATCCGCCTAGGTCACCAGAAGCTGGAGCCTACCAGCTAGTGCAGGCTCTTATTGTTGTTTCCGTAAATATTTTGTGAGGATGACAATTGTTTGTCCTTCTATCTTTCCTTCGATCTGTTCGGTATTATCTGGTACCAGGCGGATATTTTTCACGACGGTACCTAATTTGGCATTCAGGGTAGATCCTTTTACATCCAGCGATTTGGTGAGGACTACCGTGTCGCCGTTCAGGAGTTGCTGGCCGTTACAATCGCGGTGCAGTTCTACGGAGCCATCGCTTTCATGATCGCCGGTAGCTTTGGCCCAGGCCAGTGCTTCATCGTTCAGGTAAATCATATCCAGGCTGTCGGCCGCCCAGCTTTCGTTGCGTAAACGGTTGAGCATTCGCCAGGATACTACCTGTACGCCCGGAACTTCGCTCCACATGGAGGTGGTGAGGCATTGCCAGTGCTGATTGTCCAGTTCGGCTTTTTTCTCAATCTGGGCTTTACAGGTATCACAGATCATGATACAGTTGTCCTCATCTGTATAGGTTTGTGGCGGAACTTCGTAGATGCTCAGATTGGTTGCCGCCTCGCATAATTCGCAATGCCCGTTGCTTCTTTGGGCTAATAGTTCGTTCAGCTTCATATTGTCCTTTAAAAATGGGCACAAAGGTACGAGAAAGAATTAGGAATGAAGAATGTGGAATTAAGAAATAATGCGAAAACCTCAGCGGATATTGCCGTTTGACAACATTATCCGCTGAGGTTTTCGCATTATTTCTTAATTCTTCATTCCCTTTTCTTAATTCTTTTTTCCTACCTTCGGCAATCGCAGACAATTCATTGACAACCTGTCCTTTTCATGCTTTTCAACTCAATTAATTTTGCCATCTTTCTGCCAATTGTGTTCATATTGTATTGGTTTGTTACCAATAGAAGCCTGAAGGCGCAAAATTTCCTGTTGCTGGTAGCCAGCTATTTCTTTTATGCCTGCTGGGATTACCGTTTTCTGTTTCTGCTGATCTTTTCTACATTGCTGGATTACTTTACAGGGATTAAGATGTCGGAAGCCCGGAGTGAGGGCGCTAAGAAAGGATGGTTCTGGCTGAGCGTGTGTATCAACCTCGGGTTCCTCGGCGTATTCAAGTATTTTAATTTCTTCGCCGGCTCTTTTGCCGATGCGATGGGCCTTTTGGGGGTACAGGTTCATCCCTGGGTGTTGCAGGTAGTGCTGCCGGTGGGGATCTCTTTTTATACTTTTCACGGACTGTCGTATGTGATAGATATTTATAAAAACAGGATACAGCCCGAGCGTAATTTTGTGGTGTACTCTGTTTTCGTCAGCTTCTTTCCGTTGCTGGTAGCCGGACCTATTGAGCGTGCCACTCACCTGCTGCCGCAGATCAAGCGGGAAAGGGTGTTCAGCTATCCTCAGGCGGTAGATGGTTTCCGGCAAATATTGTGGGGCATGTTCAAGAAAGTGGTGATTGCCGACAACTGTGCTTATTATGCCAATCTTATCTTCAATAATTATCAGCACTATTCCGGCAGTACGCTGTTGATGGGAGCGTTATTCTTTACGTTCCAGATCTACTGCGACTTTTCCGGTTACTCTGATATTGCGTTAGGTACAGCAAAGCTGTTCGGCATCGACCTGCTGCGTAATTTTGCCTATCCGTATTTCTCCAGGGATATAGCAGAATTCTGGCGACGCTGGCATATTTCGTTATCGTCGTGGTTCCGGGATTACCTTTACATTCCGTTGGGAGGCAGCAAGGGCAGCACCTGGATGAAGGTCAGGAATACCTTTATCATTTTCCTGGTCAGTGGTTTCTGGCACGGCGCTAACTGGACCTTCATTGTATGGGGGGCATTAAATGCGCTGTATATCATGCCACTGGTGATCTTCAACAGGAACCGCAACAACCTGGAAATAGTGGCGCAGGGCAGAATGCTGCCAGGTTTACGGGAGATATTACAAATGCTGGTGACATTCACCCTAACGACCTTTGCCTGGATTGTTTTCCGTTCGGAAAACATCTCACAGGCATACCACTATATCAGCGGCATCTTTTCGCGTTCCTTATTCAAACAGCCGGAACTGATGCCCATCAAGGAGATCGTGCTGATCAGCATATTCATGATTATTGAGTGGATGGGGAGGGAACAACCTTATGCTATTGCCCGGCTGGGCTTCCGCAGGCCCCGGGTATTCCGC
The genomic region above belongs to Chitinophaga sp. 180180018-3 and contains:
- a CDS encoding ThuA domain-containing protein produces the protein MMKSRFHRYVLLLLCLQVYLSGMAQPAPDFKVIAFYTAKHDPAHISFVHEANRWFPEMAARYHFSYDSTNDWSHLNKQFLSAYQVVIFLDSRPEDPQQREAFREYMEQGGSWLGFHFSAFALTPSAFPQNWNWYHNIFLGSGSYVSNTWRPTSAVLRVANKTHPAIQHLPDTFSSAPNEWYRWSNDLRLNPDISILLAIDSRSFPLGTGPKADEIWHSGYYPVAWTNKKYRMLYMNMGHNDIDYEHHSNRELSATFSNEVQNRFILGALLWLGHKSSLPAQVD
- a CDS encoding sugar-binding domain-containing protein, whose amino-acid sequence is MKNIHRSLLTALLSSVVSGLFAQTDYRMQPVAIQSRWAKEVSPQNALTAYPRPQLVRENWQNLNGMWDYAITSAAASQPSSFEGRILVPFPLESALSGVKRLLQPDQRLWYRRSFQITPAAGEKVLLHFGAVDWQAQVFINGKEAGAHTGGYTAFTLDITPVLKTGENVLVLKVYDPSDKGIGPHGKQVLNPADIYYTPSSGIWQTVWLERVPADYISDFDMVPDIDKGVLHLTVNAPAGYEVTAIAQKDGNAVAESKGKTKAPLQLKLNNPELWSPGHPFLYDLTIRLRKGNKVVDEVKSYFGMRKIAVAKDEKGVDRIFLNNKPYFNLGTLDQGFWPDGLYTAPTDEALAFDIRAIRGMGFNTIRKHIKVEPDRWYYWADKLGILVWQDMVSPNHHLPEGAKAVFEQQCRETIAQLRNHPCVTTWVLFNEKWGQFDQQRLTEWIKRTDPSRLVNGHSGEFLYVNDRLRSPSPNAYVGADMTDVHSYPNPMNAIRMPGKARVLGEFGGIGVFIPEHQWNTSSAWGYIQEKPGALKAKYAVMNQHLQLLQRQGLSASIYTQPFDVEGEQNGLLTYDREVIKIPFAEIRKIHAPLNPDMGEAPELSVRDADLTDPVAQYSDMLQQYIDGKRTPDFLKELAMRAIQAGDKEGAATVGNDYVALMKAPYSEDDLRYVMLVTGRVSDTGFSIISNNREAIDKAMGPRQSTIKMMNVIYQDLIAPGIPERGADPDWESIGSLVKPYGAPGEEIFLRAKTIFLLNKQDKAGFRPVAKEYLDKYGQFVKLDEKKKLEEFMN
- a CDS encoding glycosyltransferase family 87 protein encodes the protein MQRLTVRNRWEAICKAISNIPVKYLFGLFLLMAVAVSIHSWYSSKDMPLELSDWTRYNNFVIFKRSFFHLIHQQDLYLYYPCEYFDLYKYSPSFALWMGLFAWMPDLPALICWNLMNVAVFIMAMKVLPIKNKKLPVMLLFLAIDMMIALTSSQINVLMAGVFILAWYCMENKKIWLAALLLVFTVYIKIFGVVAMSLFLLYPQRWKSALYTIFWAAVIAVMPLVVVSWDQLMFLYKSWAHLLTHDYSVSYGVSVMGWWHTWFHLTFNKQLFVLTAAVIFMLPFIPILYKKEKQYNLSMLASVLIWVVIFNHKGESPTYIIALTGVAIWYFTQDRPSGLDTALVVLTLVFTSFSSTDLITPYWIARNYVEPYAVKAVFCSIVWLKIVLEPFFVKQEVPAVSSDLSENIRLGHQKLEPTS
- a CDS encoding PhnA domain-containing protein, with amino-acid sequence MKLNELLAQRSNGHCELCEAATNLSIYEVPPQTYTDEDNCIMICDTCKAQIEKKAELDNQHWQCLTTSMWSEVPGVQVVSWRMLNRLRNESWAADSLDMIYLNDEALAWAKATGDHESDGSVELHRDCNGQQLLNGDTVVLTKSLDVKGSTLNAKLGTVVKNIRLVPDNTEQIEGKIEGQTIVILTKYLRKQQ
- a CDS encoding MBOAT family O-acyltransferase, encoding MLFNSINFAIFLPIVFILYWFVTNRSLKAQNFLLLVASYFFYACWDYRFLFLLIFSTLLDYFTGIKMSEARSEGAKKGWFWLSVCINLGFLGVFKYFNFFAGSFADAMGLLGVQVHPWVLQVVLPVGISFYTFHGLSYVIDIYKNRIQPERNFVVYSVFVSFFPLLVAGPIERATHLLPQIKRERVFSYPQAVDGFRQILWGMFKKVVIADNCAYYANLIFNNYQHYSGSTLLMGALFFTFQIYCDFSGYSDIALGTAKLFGIDLLRNFAYPYFSRDIAEFWRRWHISLSSWFRDYLYIPLGGSKGSTWMKVRNTFIIFLVSGFWHGANWTFIVWGALNALYIMPLVIFNRNRNNLEIVAQGRMLPGLREILQMLVTFTLTTFAWIVFRSENISQAYHYISGIFSRSLFKQPELMPIKEIVLISIFMIIEWMGREQPYAIARLGFRRPRVFRWAVYYVILFCIFYFAGTDQQFIYFQF